One Tetrapisispora phaffii CBS 4417 chromosome 3, complete genome DNA segment encodes these proteins:
- the NDI1 gene encoding NADH-ubiquinone reductase (H(+)-translocating) NDI1 (similar to Saccharomyces cerevisiae NDI1 (YML120C); ancestral locus Anc_8.854), producing MLSRVNKTHDVTLWKKLHSLTRKSLSTTTLLRQEAPPSSQEHLSGTSSFKTVSFLSTDEKHHKTKKSVVILGSGWGAISFLKNIDATKYDVSIISPRNYFLFTPLLPSTPAGTVDEKSIIEPVINFASKKKGSITYIEAEAKAINPDRNTVTVDSMTTVATLKAKDSSSHDSVAGLKRAEPFEVKYDYLITAVGAEPNTFGVKGVEEYGHFLKEIPNSLEIRRKFAENIEKANLLPKGDPERKRLLSIVVVGGGPTGVETAGELQDYVSQDLKKFLPSLAEEVQIHLVEALPVVLNMFEKKLSSYAQSVLEKTTIKLHLKTAVGKVEKDHLIAKTKKPDGTVEEQKIGYGTLIWATGNKARPVVTDLFTKIPEQNQSTRALNVNQFLQVKGSKNIFAIGDNAFCGLPPTAQVAHQQAEYLCKNFDKMEKIDGFHNTLLKKTEKFDLPFEENGFKPFNYIHLGALAYLGSERAIANITYGKRSFYTGGGLITFYVWRILYLSMILSARSRFKVISDWLKLTFFKRDFFKGL from the coding sequence ATGCTATCAAGGGTAAACAAGACACACGACGTTACCTTGTGGAAGAAGTTACATTCTCTCACAAGGAAGTCACTCTCTACAACGACGCTATTAAGACAAGAAGCTCCTCCCTCGAGTCAGGAACATCTCTCAGGAACGTCATCATTTAAAACAGTCTCTTTCTTATCTACTGATGAAAAACATCATAAGACTAAGAAGTCGGTTGTCATTTTAGGTTCAGGTTGGGGCGCTATCTCGTTCCTGAAGAATATCGACGCTACAAAATATGATGTTTCGATTATCTCTCCaagaaattatttcttattCACTCCATTATTGCCTTCAACTCCAGCCGGTACAGttgatgaaaaatcaattattgaGCCAGTGATTAATTTTGCTTCAAAGAAAAAGGGTTCCATCACATACATAGAGGCAGAAGCTAAAGCAATCAATCCAGACAGAAATACTGTCACTGTGGATTCGATGACAACGGTGGCTACATTGAAGGCTAAGGATTCAAGCTCCCATGACTCAGTGGCAGGTTTGAAAAGAGCAGAACCATTTGAAGTTAAATACGACTATTTGATCACGGCAGTGGGTGCTGAACCAAACACTTTCGGTGTTAAAGGTGTAGAAGAATATGGACATTTCTTAAAAGAAATACCAAATTCATTAGAAATTAGAAGGAAATTCGCTGAAAATATAGAAAAGGCCAACTTATTGCCAAAGGGTGATCCAGAGAGAAAAAGATTATTATCCATTGTAGTTGTGGGTGGTGGTCCAACCGGTGTGGAAACTGCAGGTGAATTGCAAGATTACGTCTCAcaagatttgaaaaaattcttACCTTCCCTAGCTGAAGAAGTACAAATTCATTTGGTCGAAGCATTACCTGTCGTTTTGAATATGTTTGAGAAGAAATTGTCTTCTTATGCACAATCAGTTTTGGAAAAGACTACAATCAAATTACATTTGAAAACTGCAGTAGGTAAAGTAGAAAAGGATCATTTGATCGCAAAGACAAAAAAACCTGATGGCACTGtagaagaacaaaaaatagGTTATGGTACTTTGATTTGGGCTACAGGTAATAAAGCTAGACCAGTGGTTACTGAtctatttacaaaaattcCTGAACAAAATCAATCTACAAGAGCTTTGAACGTTAACCAATTCTTACAAGTAAAAGGttccaaaaatattttcgCCATTGGTGACAACGCTTTCTGTGGTCTACCACCAACTGCTCAAGTTGCTCATCAACAAGCTGAATATTTATGTAAGAATTTCGATAAGATGGAGAAAATTGATGGATTCCATAACACGTTGTTAAAAAAGACAGAGAAATTTGATTTGCCATTCGAAGAAAATGGATTTAAACCATTTAACTATATTCATTTAGGTGCTTTGGCTTACTTAGGTTCTGAAAGAGCTATTGCAAATATAACCTACGGTAAACGTTCTTTCTACACTGGCGGTGGTTTAATCACCTTCTATGTTTGGAGAATTTTATACTTATCAATGATTCTATCTGCTAGATCAAGATTTAAGGTTATTTCCGACTGGTTGAAATTAACTTTCTTTAAGAGAGATTTCTTCAAAGGTCTATAG
- the GTR1 gene encoding Rag GTPase GTR1 (similar to Saccharomyces cerevisiae GTR1 (YML121W); ancestral locus Anc_8.855), with protein sequence MSSNNRKKLLLMGRSGSGKSSMRSIVFSNYSAFDTRRLGATIDVEHSHLRFLGNMTLNLWDCGGQDVFMENYFTKQKDHIFQMVQVLIHVFDVESQEVIKDIEIFTRALKELKKYSPDAKIFVLLHKMDLVQLDKRYELFEIMMKKLQQASAEYGFPHLVGYPTSIWDESLYKAWSQIVCSLIPNIGVHQATLKKLQNTLNAVEIILFERSTFLVICSSNSTNVYTSDNSALKNINNSKNDTIEKNNNGQQLILDPKRFEKISNIMKNFKQSCSKLKCGFKILVLNDNIYVSELSSNMICFMVLKDSNVPHELILENIRKAKQYF encoded by the coding sequence ATGTCTTCCAATAATAGAAAGAAACTGCTACTTATGGGCCGTTCTGGGTCTGGGAAGTCTTCGATGAgatcaattgtttttagCAATTATTCAGCATTTGATACTAGAAGGTTAGGGGCCACTATTGATGTAGAACATTCACATTTGAGATTTTTGGGGAATATGACTTTGAATTTATGGGATTGTGGTGGGCAAGACGTTTTTATggaaaattattttactaAGCAAAAAGATcatattttccaaatggTCCAAGTTTTGATTCATGTATTCGATGTGGAGTCTCAAGAAGTTATAAAGGATATCGAGATTTTTACTAGAGCCTTAAAAGAACTGAAGAAATATTCACCTGATGCTAAgatatttgttttattgcACAAAATGGATTTAGTTCAATTGGATAAGAGGTATGAACTTTTTGAGATTATGATGAAAAAACTGCAGCAAGCATCTGCTGAATATGGATTTCCTCATCTAGTAGGGTACCCAACCTCTATATGGGATGAAAGTTTATACAAAGCTTGGTCTCAAATAGTGTGTTCCCTAATTCCAAACATCGGCGTTCATCAAGCTACTctaaaaaaattacaaaatacATTAAATGCTGTGGAAATCATTCTTTTCGAGAGATCAACGTTCCTGGTAATATGTTCAAGTAATTCTACAAATGTATACACAAGTGATAATTCAGCattaaaaaacataaataaCTCAAAGAACGACACTATAGAAAAGAATAACAATGGCCAACAACTAATACTGGATCCTAAGCGGTTCGAAAAAATCTCCAATATTATGAAGAATTTCAAACAAAGTTGCAGTAAATTAAAATGTGgattcaaaattttagtcttaaatgataatatttatgTCTCCGAGTTATCATCTAATATGATCTGCTTTATGGTTTTAAAAGATTCCAACGTTCCTCATGAATTAATATTAGAGAATATAAGGAAAGCAAagcaatatttttaa
- the TPHA0C04820 gene encoding uncharacterized protein (similar to Saccharomyces cerevisiae ERG9 (YHR190W); ancestral locus Anc_8.857), which yields MVKITEVICHPIETRSSLLLKLFRCERIYEDVTINVEEDINGKPTKNLVACYELLRKTSKSFYLMILQLHPNIRNIVMIYYLVLRALDTIEDRPNLEATEKTSLLEQFHLQLGDVKAESNEKNSILDGEYSIINQFQIVLNEYNKLEKFYKVIIRDSAQKMGTGMSKYLFIESDAKDSLNTVKEYNEYCHYVAGVVGEGLSKIFVKLQFNFDNSNHLIINERLKLYEHLGLFLQKTNIIRSFHKDYEKYNKSYWPREIWIKYIDNSKDAKLATIEDLINSNKRIDCLNEMIINAVSDHMKEILLYISLIEEQSIFEFCAVPQVMAIATLAMLYNNDKVFTSDNEQLKIRKTETGYILYNCRTLLNVTTAIKFYLSQMLKKSKGSNRNDKLATMVMELDGIIDYKMFPEEAKNPVTDGVREDDYNIFSKQRNDKIDKKTNEIDFKIEENNFLMILWLAAIIIAVAVYFVFFFEPPTLRVHPIDTDQA from the coding sequence aTGGTGAAAATAACTGAAGTGATTTGTCATCCAATTGAGACTAGAAGTTCATTGCTTCTTAAGTTATTTAGATGTGAAAGAATATATGAAGACGTTACCATCAATGTTGAGGAGGATATTAATGGTAAAccaacaaaaaatttagtTGCATGTTACGAGCTGTTGAGAAAAACTTCTAAATCTTTTTACTTGATGATCTTACAACTACATCCaaatattagaaatattGTTATGATTTATTACTTGGTTTTAAGAGCATTGGATACTATCGAGGACCGTCCAAATTTGGAAGCAACAGAGAAAACTTCGTTACTGGAACAATTTCATCTGCAATTGGGCGACGTTAAAGCTGAATCTAATGAGAAAAACTCCATACTTGATGGTGAGTATTCGATcattaatcaatttcagatagttttaaatgaatataacaaattagaaaaattcTATAAAGTTATTATCAGAGATTCCGCTCAAAAGATGGGGACCGGTATGAGTAAATATCTTTTCATAGAAAGCGACGCCAAAGATTCCCTAAACACTGTAAAggaatataatgaatattgTCACTATGTTGCTGGAGTTGTTGGGGAAGGCCTAAGCAAAATATTTGTGAAACTGCAATTTAATTTCGATAATAGTAATCACCtcattattaatgaaagatTAAAACTGTACGAACATCTTGGTCTATTCTTACAGAAGACAAACATTATTAGAAGCTTTCATAAGGACTACGAGAAGTATAATAAGAGCTATTGGCCACGTGAAATATGGATAAAATATATCGATAACTCAAAAGATGCTAAATTGGCAACTATTGAGGACTTAATCAATAGCAATAAGAGAATTGATTGTTTAAATGAGATGATCATCAACGCAGTTTCAGACCACatgaaagaaatattaCTTTATATCAGTCTAATTGAAGAACAAAGtatctttgaattttgtGCTGTCCCGCAAGTCATGGCAATAGCGACGTTAGCAATGCTATACAACAACGATAAGGTTTTTACAAGCGACAATGAGCAATTAAAAATCAGGAAAACTGAGACAGGCTATATTTTATACAACTGCAGAACATTACTCAATGTCACGACAGCTATAAAATTCTACTTATCACAGATGTTGAAGAAATCAAAAGGTAGCAACAGGAACGATAAACTAGCCACAATGGTAATGGAACTAGATGGGATCATTGATTATAAGATGTTCCCAGAAGAGGCCAAAAATCCGGTTACCGATGGTGTAAGAGAGGACGATTACAACATCTTCTCCAAACAAAGGAACGATAAAATAGATAAAAAGACAAATGAAATagatttcaaaattgaagagAACAACTTCCTAATGATACTATGGTTAGCAGCTATCATAATTGCAGTTGCAGTgtattttgtatttttctTCGAGCCACCAACCCTTCGTGTGCATCCTATTGACACAGATCAAGCTTAA
- the PHO84 gene encoding phosphate transporter PHO84 (similar to Saccharomyces cerevisiae PHO84 (YML123C); ancestral locus Anc_8.858), translated as MNYSESEKHDLQNNPKVPKEALTEGGNAAFHNFINDFAHVDDPLERRRLALEKIDNASFGWYHVKAILVAGVGFLTDAYDIFAINLGVSMLSYVYWKGSIPSSSQTLLKVSTSVGTVIGQVSFGAAADIIGRKKVYGSELIIVICATILQCTSAHSPAINFVAILTTYRIIMGIGIGGDYPLSSIISAEFATTKWRGAIMGAVFANQAWGQIAGGIIALICIAAYKDDLIHANSGAECDLVCQKACDQMWRILIGFGALPGMIALYFRLTIPESPRYQLDVNLRDSVVEYHNLDAPVHSGSDISENEKTAAKIEERSHDGIDIENSTDEELYAPPKASFKDFCDHFKQWKHFKILLGTAGCWFMLDVAFYGLSLNNAVIVEAIGYASSKNVYYKLYNSAVGNLILICAGSLPGYWASVFTIDIIGRKPIQTFGFFILTVLFCVIGFAYHRLTPNSLLGLYIVCQFFQNFGPNTTTFIIPGEIFPTRYRSTAHGISAASGKVGAIIAQTVLGTLINHNCARDGKPTNCWLPHVMEIFALFMLCGLGLSFLIPETKRMTLEEISEKYHGEVDLTKLAERNLNYNKNSVIMSKDNGSQIDV; from the coding sequence atgaattatagTGAAAGTGAAAAACATGACTTACAAAACAACCCCAAGGTTCCAAAGGAAGCCTTAACAGAAGGTGGTAATGCTGCTTTTCACAATTTCATTAACGATTTTGCTCATGTTGACGATCCCTTAGAAAGAAGAAGGCTtgcattagaaaaaatCGATAATGCTTCTTTTGGTTGGTATCACGTTAAGGCCATTTTAGTTGCTGGTGTAGGTTTTTTGACAGATGcatatgatatttttgcAATTAATTTAGGTGTCTCAATGTTATCATATGTATATTGGAAGGGTAGCATACCCTCTTCATCGCAGACATTGTTGAAAGTATCCACCTCAGTCGGTACTGTCATCGGTCAAGTTTCATTTGGTGCTGCGGCTGATATCATTGGTCGTAAAAAGGTTTATGGTTCAGAATTAATTATTGTAATTTGTGCCACTATTTTACAATGTACATCAGCACATTCACCAGCAATAAATTTTGTTGCTATTTTAACGACCTATAGAATTATTATGGGGATTGGTATCGGTGGTGATTATCCATTATCCTCAATTATTTCTGCTGAGTTTGCAACAACAAAATGGAGAGGTGCCATCATGGGTGCTGTCTTCGCAAACCAAGCTTGGGGTCAAATCGCTGGTGGCATCATCGCATTGATCTGCATAGCTGCTTATAAAGATGACCTAATACATGCTAATTCCGGTGCTGAATGTGATTTAGTCTGTCAAAAAGCTTGTGATCAAATGTGGAGAATTTTAATAGGTTTCGGCGCTCTGCCGGGTATGATAGCTTTATATTTCAGATTGACTATTCCTGAATCTCCTAGATACCAATTAGATGTAAATCTAAGGGATAGTGTAGTTGAATATCATAATTTGGATGCCCCTGTTCATAGTGGAAGTGACATCTCTGAAAACGAAAAAACAGCTgcaaaaattgaagaaagatCTCATGATGGAATCGATATCGAGAACAGCACTGATGAAGAGCTATACGCCCCACCAAAGGCTTCATTTAAAGACTTCTGTGATCACTTTAAGCAGTGGAAACATTTTAAGATTTTATTAGGTACTGCTGGATGTTGGTTTATGTTAGATGTCGCTTTCTATGGTTTATCACTAAACAATGCAGTCATCGTGGAAGCTATTGGTTATGCATCATCAAAAAACGTCTATTATAAACTGTACAATTCTGCTGTTGGTAACTTAATTTTAATCTGTGCTGGGTCACTGCCCGGTTATTGGGCGTCTGTCTTTACTATCGATATTATAGGTAGAAAACCAATTCAAACTTTTGGTTTCTTCATTTTAACAGTACTTTTCTGTGTCATTGGTTTTGCTTATCATAGATTAACTCCTAATTCTTTGTTAGGTCTGTACATTGTTtgtcaattttttcaaaactttGGTCCAAATACCACTACATTCATCATTCCAGGTGAAATTTTTCCTACAAGATACAGATCCACAGCACATGGTATTTCAGCTGCCTCTGGTAAGGTCGGTGCCATTATTGCTCAAACTGTTTTAGGTACTTTGATTAATCATAACTGTGCGAGAGATGGCAAACCAACAAACTGTTGGTTACCTCACGTTATGGAAATTTTTGCATTATTCATGTTATGTGGTTTAGGATTAAGTTTCTTAATTCCAGAAACTAAGAGAATGACTCTTGAAGAGATCTCGGAGAAATACCACGGTGAAGTTGACCTTACAAAATTAGCAGAAAGGAATCTTAACTATAACAAGAACTCCGTTATTATGTCAAAAGATAACGGTTCTCAAATTGATGTCTAA
- the TPHA0C04840 gene encoding tubulin alpha chain (similar to Saccharomyces cerevisiae TUB3 (YML124C) and TUB1 (YML085C); ancestral locus Anc_8.859), with product MREVVSINVGQAGCQIGNACWELYSLEHGIMPDGYLQEGLTKPKGGEEGFSTFFYETGAGKFVPRAVYVDLEPNVIDEVRTGAYKDFFHPEQLINGKEDAANNYARGHYTVGRELLDEILDRVRKISDQCDGLQGFLFTHSLGGGTGSGLGSLILEHLSMDYGKKSKLEFAVYPSPQTSTSVVEPYNTVLTTHTTLEHADCTFMVDNDAIYDMCKKHLDIPRPTFSNLNNLIAQVVSSVTASLRFDGSLNVDLNEFQTNLVPYPRIHFPLVSYAPISSKSKATHESNTVAEITNACFESSNQMVKCEPKNGKYMANCLLYRGDVVTKDVQSAVATIKNKKTVQMVDWCPTGFKIGICYEPPTSTPSSQLASIDRAVCMLSNTTAIAEAWKRIDHKFDLMYSKRAFVHWYVGEGMEEGEFTEAREDLAALERDYIEVGADSFEEDEEF from the coding sequence ATGAGAGAAGTTGTCAGTATCAATGTGGGTCAAGCAGGTTGTCAAATAGGTAATGCTTGTTGGGAATTATATTCTTTGGAACATGGTATCATGCCAGATGGTTATTTACAAGAGGGTTTGACTAAGCCAAAGGGAGGCGAAGAAGGGTTTTCTACTTTCTTTTACGAGACAGGTGCTGGTAAATTCGTTCCTCGTGCTGTGTACGTCGATTTGGAACCAAATGTTATTGATGAAGTGCGTACTGGTGCTTACAAAGATTTTTTCCATCCTGAACAATTGATTAATGGTAAAGAAGATGCAGCTAATAACTATGCAAGAGGTCATTACACTGTCGGTAGGGAATTATTGGATGAAATTTTAGATAGGGTTAGAAAGATCTCTGATCAATGTGATGGTTTACAAGGTTTTCTTTTTACACATTCTTTAGGTGGTGGTACAGGTTCCGGTTTAGGTTCTTTGATTTTGGAACATTTATCAATGGATTATGGtaaaaaatctaaattaGAATTCGCTGTTTATCCTTCTCCACAAACTTCAACATCTGTTGTTGAACCATATAACACAGTGTTGACAACGCATACTACTTTGGAACACGCTGACTGTACCTTCATGGTTGATAATGATGCCATTTACGATATGTGTAAGAAACATTTAGATATCCCAAGACCAACTTTTTCAAACTTAAACAATCTAATAGCACAAGTTGTCTCATCTGTTACAGCTTCATTGAGATTCGATGGTTCATTGAATGttgatttaaatgaattccAAACAAATTTAGTTCCATACCCAAGAATTCATTTCCCATTAGTATCATACGCCCCAATTTCATCTAAGAGCAAAGCAACCCACGAATCAAATACAGTCGCTGAAATTACAAATGCTTGTTTCGAATCTAGTAATCAAATGGTTAAATGTGAACCAAAGAATGGCAAGTACATGGCTAATTGTCTGTTGTACAGAGGTGATGTCGTTACAAAAGATGTTCAAAGTGCAGTCGCCACCATTAAGAATAAGAAGACAGTACAAATGGTTGATTGGTGTCCAACAGGTTTCAAAATTGGTATTTGTTATGAACCACCAACCTCTACCCCATCATCACAACTAGCATCTATTGACAGAGCAGTATGCATGTTGTCCAACACTACTGCTATTGCTGAAGCATGGAAAAGAATTGATCATAAATTCGATCTTATGTACTCTAAACGTGCTTTTGTACATTGGTACGTTGGTGAAGGTATGGAGGAAGGTGAATTTACTGAAGCTAGAGAAGACCTGGCTGCTTTGGAGAGAGATTACATCGAAGTAGGTGCTGACTcctttgaagaagatgaagaattctaa
- the ERG13 gene encoding hydroxymethylglutaryl-CoA synthase (similar to Saccharomyces cerevisiae ERG13 (YML126C); ancestral locus Anc_8.864), with product MTDTKRQKTADQPTRPQNIGIKGIEIYIPNQYVSQTELEEYDGVSAGKYTIGLGQTNMAFVNDREDIYSMCLTVCSNLIKNYNIDTNKIGRLEVGTETLIDKSKSVKSVLTQLFPGNGDLEGIDTVNACYGGTNALFSSLNWIDSQYWDGRDAIVVCGDIAIYDKGAARPTGGAGTVALWIGSDAPLAFDSVRSSYMEHAYDFYKPDFTSEYPVVDGHFSLRCYVKALDQVYETYLKKAITKGLISETENKPLTEYFDYNVFHVPTCKLVAKSYGRMMFNDCKRNHAYYPTDGSVSQEEISAWDTIDYEESLFDKALEKKFVTLSKRLYNEKVAKSLTVPTNVGNLYTASVFSSLASLIYYVGSDALQNKRIGLFSYGSGLAASLYSCKVVGDVSKIAQVLNLDAKLNTLRSQLTPKQYEDAIALREAAHLQKDFKPNGSTDLLQAGTYYLSAVDDKFRRTYEVKQ from the coding sequence atgacTGATACTAAGAGACAAAAGACTGCTGATCAACCAACTAGACCACAAAATATCGGTATTAAAGGTATTGAAATTTACATTCCAAACCAATACGTTAGTCAAACTGAATTAGAAGAATATGACGGTGTTTCTGCTGGTAAGTACACCATCGGTTTAGGTCAAACTAATATGGCTTTCGTCAACGATAGAGAAGATATTTATTCTATGTGTTTGACTGTTTGTTCCAACTTGATCAAGAATTATAACATCGATACCAACAAGATTGGTAGATTGGAAGTCGGTACCGAAACTCTTATTGACAAGTCCAAATCCGTCAAGTCTGTTTTAACACAATTATTCCCAGGCAATGGTGATTTAGAAGGTATCGATACAGTTAACGCTTGTTACGGTGGTACTAATGCATTATTCAGTTCATTGAATTGGATTGACTCTCAATATTGGGATGGTAGGGATGCCATCGTAGTCTGTGGTGACATTGCTATTTACGACAAAGGTGCCGCTAGACCAACTGGTGGCGCTGGTACCGTTGCTTTATGGATCGGTTCAGACGCCCCATTAGCCTTCGACAGCGTCAGAAGTTCGTACATGGAACACGCATACGATTTCTATAAGCCTGACTTCACCAGCGAATACCCGGTCGTTGATGGTCACTTCTCTCTAAGATGTTACGTCAAGGCCTTAGATCAAGTTTACGAAacttatttgaagaaagcTATCACCAAAGGGTTAATCTCCGAGACTGAGAACAAACCATTGACcgaatattttgattacaACGTGTTCCACGTCCCAACTTGTAAACTAGTCGCAAAGTCTTACGGTAGAATGATGTTCAACGACTGTAAGAGAAACCACGCATACTACCCAACCGACGGATCCGTTTCTCAAGAAGAAATCTCTGCCTGGGATACAATCGACTATGAAGAATCATTATTCGACAAAGCAttagaaaagaaatttgTTACATTATCCAAAAGGTTGTACAATGAAAAAGTTGCCAAGTCATTAACTGTGCCAACCAATGTTGGTAATCTATACACTGCTTCTGTGTTTTCATCTCTCGCCAGTTTGATCTATTACGTCGGTAGTGATGCCTTACAAAATAAGAGAATAGGTCTATTTTCATACGGCTCCGGGTTAGCCGCTTCCTTATATTCTTGCAAAGTCGTTGGCGACGTCTCCAAGATTGCCCAGGTTTTGAACTTAGACGCCAAATTGAATACGTTAAGATCGCAACTAACCCCAAAGCAATACGAAGATGCAATTGCATTAAGAGAAGCTGCCCACTTACAAAAGGATTTCAAACCAAACGGATCCACTGATCTGTTGCAAGCCGGAACCTACTACTTAAGTGCCGTTGACGACAAGTTCAGAAGAACATATGAAGtcaaacaataa